The Juglans regia cultivar Chandler chromosome 6, Walnut 2.0, whole genome shotgun sequence genome contains the following window.
GTATTCAGACCAATTTGACAATATCACTCACTCTCAGTTTCCTCCATGGCTGGATTCCCCATTCTCTCTCGCACATTCCATTATGTTTCGGCTTCCTCCATGGCTAGACTTTGTGAGAATCGAGATCCTCTATGGCTAGCCACCTAGCTTCTCTAACGCATTTAATTTTCGAGATCCTCCATGGCTAGACTCCATCCTTCTCTCTTGCacaaatccaacacacactcaAAGTAATCTGTATGCTTTCATCTGAGATCTGTTATTGGTTGTatgtatttggattttttttttttttataaaggtaTGTATTTAGAGATTGCTATTGTTGGTTgtatgtatttgaattttttatatattgtattgtTGTTCTTACTAACTCAAAACCCTAGCTTTTTTTGGATCTCCCTTTTTATCTACCCTCCGAAGCTGCATTTGTGGGTTTCtcagatttttgtttatttgtgggTTTCTCTGATTTTGATATGTTAGGGTTTCTTTGTTATTTGTGAATTAACTCTGATCTTTGTGGGTTTCTTTGTTCTTTGTGAATTAACTCTGCCATCCGTAGCTTTTTTAGTATTGAGATCCTTGTAAGCTACATTTTTTCTATAGTAGCATTGTTTATTTGTGGGTTGCACTATTTCTGGTTCTGCACTATTTctaaaattgtgcatttatgaGAGAAATTTCAATTATTGGTTTGCAATGTTATTGCTATTATATTTTACTCTTCTATCTGATTGATTGATAACTTGCTATATGCTCAAATATTCAACTGGTAATGCAAAGTCTTTAACCTCgggcttaaaaaataaaagaaaatatgagaatGACATCCAAACATCTATTCATTACCATTTCCCTTTATTTTCATTGAATGGTGATAGGCTTCCATCTCATTTAGTTTAAGCCCCTAGACGCTGGACATGATTGAGATATGTTTTTGCATTGAAATTGCTATTGCTGTGTTGGTTGCCAAAATGATGAGGCTTAcaacttgtgtttttttttagaggATTACACCCTGTTCTGATGACAGCTTTTtgacttgtgtttttttttattgttatccaatcttttttatatggttttgttatattttgctTTAGCATATGGTTTTGCTTAGCATATGGTTTTGTTGTTATCCTAGCTTtgatatattttggtttttggtgGTTTTGGAAGGTTGGTGTTAACTGTGAGCAGTGTGGTTCtccttcatttattcatttagGGAAgaagtattttgttttataattgaatTCATTAGAGCGTGTTttgattatatttctttttggtttcAATCCCTGGGAATTTTGTTGGCAACCATTCTAATGAGCATGTTTTATAATTGAATTCTCCAAAGATCATGTTTTTATGCCGATTTTCATGTTCTTTATCAcctttatctttcttttcatgCTGATTTCTATGTCCTTTACTTTGTTGTTTTAATTCTCTCtactccaacactcttttgctttgttgtttactttctcaataattattgtttctctcattctcttgtATTTGGTTCTTCCTCTGTTGGGTCCTTTGCAATGTTTGGTATTGatcaataattatttcttgGGGGGCTGCATGTCTAGTGTAAGGCTTAGGATGAAATCAGACTTAGATTCACGAGAATGTGAGAATGTGAATGGAACCAAAATCcctatttatacaaaaaaaagttaCTGTTATATTAGgacaaaaaaaatgttatcgtTGGAAAAAAGACAGAAAATGTTAACTTGGATAAATGCCAACAAATGTTACCATTGGAGAAAGGACAGCAAATGTTACCTTGGCGTaaggataaaaaatattgtCCGTTGGATGAAGGATAAAAGATGTTATAGTCATCACGCGGAGAAGGTGTTATTGTtggaggaaggaaaaaaatattattgttaaataaaatgacaaaaactgTTACTGTTAGACAatgcaaatcaaatattaccgtTTTATATGCGgacaaaaatatattcaaaaatataatcGCATTGGAAAACgcacatattcaaaaaaaaattattattcataatactgtaataattttaaagtattattgtatctggaaaaaaaaattgtataaagtGTTTACAAAATTagtagaatgtgatatttgaaaacaagaaaaaaagacaaaagagttaatagttaagaatgaaaatagaaatgagagaaaaactaataaataaagaagagaaaaaagttattttaatagaataggaaaatgataagaaatgaGATGTATGAGATCTTTGAAAGATGattaaaatttaggataaaattttagaaatgatatattttagttaaaatttaaaattttttttataggaaatcagATGAAATGTTGTTAAGTTAAGAGCTATTCTACATATCTATCTGTTTTCGCGCATACGGCACACGAAGTCTGACGTggtttttactttctttttttttttaattctagttAAACAACATGCGTTTAGATATCGAAAATATCCAGGATATCTTCAACTCCATCCGCCCACCCCCCGAGCTCATTCATCATAGAGATCAATGGCAACTATTTTATCCCCAAATTTCCAATAAACAACCCCACCAACACAAGTTGGCACTCCATCACTCACAAACCCTTGAACTGTTATGCCTTCAGGATTAATGGTGATGACAACTTTCCTCCAGGACATCTTTCTTCCCACCATCAGTATGTACCAATGATACTGCTCTCCCATGTCTTTCACACGGGTTACCACCTTAATTTCTCTAGTACCTAAAAGATATGAAATGCAACTCCAACAGAAATAAAATCTGAGCTGTTTAAAATCCGGTCGAGGGAGTTTCACAACTTGTTTTGTAACTGGATTTATGACGTACAAAGATTCtacaattttttctatcatGTAGTATAATGCAACATTGTACGAAGTAGCCAAGATTTGAGCAAGAAATTGATGTCTGAAATCTGTCAACTTGATATTCCTCCCGGAAATCTTGAGGAACTAGGAAATAGTATGTGGgttaatattaacaaataataaaccAACGGTATGGCCAGTGGTATGAACATGACGGAGTAAATcttagattttcttttctaaactaATCCCAGAAGACGAAGATAAGAAATAGAAactgaattattattttatgcagTACATGGTGAGAAGGTTGGACGGAGATGAGGGTTTGAGAGGCGAGAGAGGGAGACGTGGGTTTCGTGTGGACCGGAGTTGTTGTTGGACCGGTTTGCCACGTTGGTTTTGTGTGTAGTGCGATAAGAAAACTGGATGAAGAGTAGATTTTTCCTAGTCAAAAGCCGGTCCTATATAGCACACTGCACACTTGACTAACGTGACAAACCGGATTTAAAATACACGTCACGGTTCGAATCGAATTCACGGTTCGTTGCTTCTCTCTCCAGTTCGAAATCTTGTCTCTCCCCCTTCATTGCTTCTCTCTCCCGGAAGTCCCTCCGTTTTCTCTCCCCCTTCGTTGCATCCAGATCTCTCTCCACCCcctttctctatttctcttgCAAAACTGTGGTCATTCATCTTCATTCATCGAAGGGAAATCACCCGTGCGTCCAGAACTGCGGCCACCATCACGATAAGTTTATGTTTCAGAAGCATATGAGTTTAGGTTCTCTTTTCTATAGCTCATATATTGTTGTTGTATTTTtgtatacttataaaaaacaaatatatattgttgttgtaTTCCCTGGTTTGGCAAAACATTCAAATTTCCTTTTCCCTGAAAAGaatattccaaaacaaaattagcGTTTTTATCAaagttctattttttattgtttatctaGTTCTTTCTGCACTGATTTCTCATGTGGAACCATAGAAGGAATTCCATCACTACTATATAATTTACCTGTTGTTGAGGACCCATTAGTGAGGCCCCATTGGTGAGGCGtggttgctgattttttttttaaaaccaatttGTATGTAATTTTTGGTTGCTAAGGCTATGCTATTGAGGCAAggttgctaatttttttttttttttgtgcccATCAGCCGTTTGATGGAAGTCCTGAACCAGTTTCTagtgttttttctattttgtgccCATCAGCCCAGTTTCTCGGTTGAACTTCGAAAGCGGAGGGTCAAAAATGTCGACATGTTGTAACTATTGTAATAGTTTCTACTGGTTCGGAAAAAATATAGGGCACATGTAAATAATTGGATATTTTTTCTATGGTATTTGTATGGATCATATGCAATATCCTACTCTTTCTCTGTTTTGAAAATTTCTCGTTAGTCCCAAACAATGAGAAATAACGTCACCGTCCAATGGAAATTTGTAGCTTATGATGAATATATGAGAATCTGAAAAAAGTGAAAGCTTTTTTTAGCAAAAATGGTTTCAATTGTTTGTGTGTAGCTCATTCTAATTCTGTCATGAAGAAAATTGCACTAAACATTATTAGAACAGTGCACATGTTTGGATTGTTTGTATTTACATCCTGCAAGTCCATCGATCAACTAAACAATTTTATTGTAAGTAATCTGTTTAGTTACCACttgtagataaaaaataactacaaTATGTTGAGTTTTTTTGCTATAGGACTAACACTCATCTTGATTGGTTGTTTGCACTCTGTTCTTCATAATTATACCTAtagatacttaaaaaaaatacacctaGAGATAAATACACTTTTCACCCAGTAAGATGCAGAAAAAGATACAAGCATGTTGACAGAGCAGTTTATTTAGCTATTCCTTTCTAACTTCTAAAATGTATAGTATGCACTAACATCTTCTGGAAAGATAAATGACATAAACTCAGAgtaaaaaaacaacataaactCAGAATcaaaaactcaatttattatatccacttttcaagaaaaaaaagggacacAGAGAGAGAGCCTAAGTCACTTCCAGAAATTGCTGCATATGTGTTCCAGCCCAAAATACAAATCACAACAAGATACAAACTACATGCATATTCCTTCAAATGTCATTTCTAGAAATTACAATATTTGTTCCAGTCCAAATACAAACCACAACAAGATACAAACTACATATATATTCCTTCAAATGTCACTtccaaaaattacaatatatgtgTTCCAGGCTTCTAGTCCAAAATACCTATCACAACAAGATACAAACTACAACATCTTCAAGCTACAGACTTATGATTCTAGTTTCTACAAACTACTCCACAATACATTGGTTGGGATTAGCAAGAAATTGGTTGGGATTAACATTTATATTAAATACACTGGTTGTGAAATCATCGGATTAAAACTGTAATACTGTTAATAATATGAGGGCTTTCATCAGTTGTGTGTGATGTACCTCCAATATTCTTCTCACTTTCAGTACTATTACGCACGGTTGATGACTCACTTAGGTGTTGGGGGGTCTCTTCAAATCTTCTAAACGTTTCCGGATTACTTGACAAAGGGTTGGGTATACTTGGTCCAAGAGGTGGTACTGATGGAAGCTGTAATTATATAGTTGTGTTAGTTTAATGCTAATGTTGATGGaacaaaagttgaaaaattagtCTCTTCAAATCTTTTCACCTCCTCCGGATTGTTGAACGAAGGGTAGGGTACAGTTGATCCAAGAGGTGACATTGACACATGCTATAATTATCACACATCGTGAGAATATTTTCCCAAATTAACATATGCAcaaaatttttaacaaattcaTCTACCTAGCTACCCAATGGGTACGAATGTGGCATTGGATATGTATTTGGAAGTATCATAAATGGCGGGTAGTATGGATTGATGGTTGGATATCCCTATAATACACAAATAAATACTATATTAACTAAATGGAAATATTGGACACAAAGACGTATCCAAATTACCAATGGGTATCATACTTGGGTTGATGACATCAATGTAGAAGGCTTGGGTGGCGTTCTATCTTTCTCTTTATCTATCACGCTCTTTCAACTGAAAACGCAATAGTAGTTTAGAAATTAGCAAccatgtgcattttttttttatcacaaggCCAAGATATTGTCTATTTgcaactaaaatattttaactgaaGATGCAGTAGTAGTTTAGAAATTAGAAAccatgtgcatttttttttatcacaaggCCAAGATATTGGCTATTTGCAACTAAAATAGGAAAGATTATCAAGTACTTGGAAATATAAAAGGTCTAATTATTCATCATGCATGGATGTAAAAGGTCCAAATTCTTCCcaaccttttctctctctctctctctctctcacacgcaCCTAATTAGACACACTTTGACTTTTTTAATGAAGCATTACCTATGTCAATTAACCCCCAACATAGTACAAAGTCCAAATAGTGTCTCCTTATTCTGttttctaacattttttaaacatgtacGTCCAATGAGAGGAAATCTAAAGTAATATTGGTAAAGATTATGGTACTCATATTTTCTAACTAAGAAAATAATCTAAAGTAGTTCAAGACTTGGAGAAATTATTTAGGgttttcttgtggggtggtATGGGGGTAGAacataaatttcatcttgtgagTTGGCAGAAGGTGTGTTGCCAGAAGGAGTCAGGAGGTTTGGGGGTGCATAGCCTGTCATTTTTTAACAAAGCCCTTTTGGagaagtggttgtggagatttCAACTGGTAGAGGATTCATTGTGGAGATTGGTTATTATTCGAAAGTATGGTTgtgattggggggggggggggttggtgttctacgGAGGGTAGGGGTTCATTTGGTATAAGTATTTGGAAATTTATCAGAAAGGAATGGGAGGAGTTCGTAAAACACTAGTTTTGAGGTGGGAGTGGGGACTAGAATcagtttttggtttgatgtatGGTGTGGCGAGAGTGCTCTATTTACTGTTTTCAGATTGGCTGAAAATCAGCAGGCCGCTGTCTCAGACGTATTGTGCCGTGACAATGGGAGTGTTCTGTGGAATTTGATCTTATTCAGAAATGCGCAAGACCGAGAAGTGGATAAAATAGCATGTTTTTACAGCCTTTTATATTCCAAGAAGTTAGGAGGAAATGGGAGGGATAGAATGTTGTGAAAACATTCAGGGcgcaaaatattttctgttaagtCCTTTTATAAAGAGTTGGCAGCTCATCAGCCCATTTGGTTCCCTTGGAAAGGTATTTGGAGAGCTCCCGTTCCCTAAAAAGTCtcttttttttacttggacTGTTGCTTTGGGAAAGATTTTGATGGCtgacaatttgaggaaatgTGGTATAATTGTGATGGagtggtgttatatgtgtaaaagTAATGGCGAATCAATTGAGCACCTTTtcctgcattgtgaggtggcgagGGAGCTATGGGCGGGTATTTTCAGTCGAGCCAGGTTGTCTTGGGTCATGCCTAAGAGTGTGACGGAACTTTTAGCATGTTGGAATAGACAACATCATTGTCCTCAACTCGCAGCGACATGGAAGATGGTTCATTTGTGTCtattgtggtgtatatggaCGGAACGGAATGAGAGAtgcttcaacaacaaggagAGAAATGTGGGGgaattatggaatttttttgtgttttctttagttCAATGGTTGGCTGCTATTGTACTAAAGGGAGGGAACGTTCACgagttcttattttcttttcagctttctagaatgtGATTAGGAGTctattttgtatacttcctgtatacaTGGGCGTTGCCTAGTTTCAgtccatcaataaatttcttacttatcaaaaaaaaaaaagtcaaaacaatCCTACACAGGTATATTATAGAAATATAATGGAAAAAGCTTAAATTTTTCCATGTTAAAACAATCAACACAGTCCAAGTCAGAAATATTACACAAAGATAATAGATTTTTCCatgttcaaaaaaatacaaaaaaaaaaaaaaaaatagtaaacaaaaactggaaaataaaatgataggTAAAGAAGGTAGATATCTCAAACAAGAATGATGGCATGGATGTCTCAAGCAATGAAGTTTTTGAAAGCTACAcaaattttaccaaaaaaaaagcTCTAGAAAGGATGCAAAGACGTTTTTGATCCAGATCTTCAACCTAGAACTAGTCTTTCAAGAGCTATGACTTCAGAGAGTGGTGGGGGGAGAATGTGGCGAATGGCTAGCTGGCGGGACAGGGAGGGAGACGAAATTCGATTAGAACTGGATAAAGAATAAAAACGTGcgtattcaaaataaattgggTGATGcgttttaatttagaaaaaatatatttattccaCGGTGGTAATAAGTGTGCGGTGTGAAGAGCCTTACAGCGAGCTTTGCTCGGGATCCGCAACTGTTTCGATGCACACTACACAcactttgtattttttattttttttaaatgtcagatgcttctctctcatcagctctctctcgtctacatctctctctcttattaagctttctctctcttcaacctCTCTCACTCCTCAAGCTTTCTCTCatcaatttttctctctcttctaccTTTCTCACTCCtcaggctctctctctcatcaagctttctctctcatctacctctctctctcctcaagatCTCTCTCagacctctccctctctcatcaagctctaTCTCTCCTCAAGtgttctctctcatcaagctctcactctctcctcAACGTCCCTTACTTCTCTCTCTTCAAgtgttttcttttatatgaaattGTCGATTgcaacaaaagggaaaaatcaAATGGTAAAATCGGTTAACACGTGGGGTGTGTTTTGGTTGAGGCCAATCACGGCTTGATGCCAATACTTTTTCATTGGGGGAAGGGTATCTTTTGTAGTAACTAAAGGCATTCATGTACTTTTTGGGAAAGGCCGAAAACAAAACAGTAAAAGGGATCACGGAGGCTTGTGAGAGAGAGCACCATGCGATACTGAGGGAGATCTCAGTGGGGGCTTACTGGAACAGTAGAGGACTGAAGGAAAGTGGTTGACCGTCGGTTTCTGTGAGTAAAACCGAGTGCTCCCAGCTCCCGTCGGTGTGTTCTGTGGTGGTTTCTGGCGAGGTAAGTGTTTGGTTTGCTGTGAGGGGCTACGGGCTTTACTGTGTAGCGGAAAATTCGATTTTTACTTGAGGAAGGTTCTGGCCGTGAGGGCTTGTTGGCGTAAGGGGGGAAATTTTGAGGAGGAAAGAGAGaatttataggtgaagattccGGCGTGTAAGTCGGTTACAAGTTAGAAAACTTTCAGGCTAAGAAATTACCCTAGAGAAGATGGCGGCATGAAGGTGCGGCACGGCATGAAGGGGAGGGAATTTTCTTAGTCAATTAATCtcacccaaaagaaaaaagaaaaaataataataataataataagaatgataataaatcTAATTCTTAATTTAGAACCTGTATGTTACAATAAATATGGATtagtttatctttttattatttgtttaatttatttgagtGCATATTGAATATCTCCATAGTCATTTAAGCATAAGAGTTTCTGATGGTCACTTAATCAGTGGATACAGATTTGCAAGTTGTTTTTGTTTGGTCATCCATTCCTTAAGACTGATGGAATAATTTCTTATGCTAAATGGTAGAAGCAATTGCTACTAGCGCAAAAAGCTCTTGTTTTATTGCATAGATTTCAATTAGTTGAGCTTGCAAATGGTTTCTTTGATGCCATGAAGATGTATGTATTGTGGACTTGGTAACTTGAATATAGTCCAGGCTGAATGCATGATAGTTGTCTTCGTTGAATCTTCAACTTCCATAGCTTGATTCTACTTCTCAGTTGCATATTTCCGTCTTTTTATGGCCGTGGTGTTGACAATGCTACCTTAATAAAATAGATGTTAGCTTTTGTATgtactttttcaaacttttcctATACTGGCAAAGGGAGATTCCTCTCTAATATTTctctctttgattttgaactGGTTTCTTGTTATGGATATTGCGTGAGGAGACGTTTTGGCCCCTTcgtcaaatgagattttgtgCCTTTAGTTGTCCTAGTACTATTGTGTTTGATGGCCTTTCATCTTGCTGTTCTTACTTTCACCTTTCTTTGTATTTAGTTGCTTTTATGGTCATATTTCGAGTCCTTTTTATGAGTTGCTATTGTTAGCTGAATGGGAATACGTTGCTTTGTGTGCCACTCTAGTTCACGTGGGTCTGTTGTTTTGGTTTCCAagtttgtgttattttattctGGATTAGGAGGTTTATTGTAATAGAATAAGTCTTTTATGAGCTAGTATATAAAATCCATGTACTGGATAATGAAAAGTCGGTCAATATAGAATTGTTAGGTGTGCTAATTGTGAGTATATTGGAGGTCTGGGTCCCTTCATATGGAATCCAATTCTCTATATAACATTTCATTGAAAATTTCATCATAGGTCGTTCTAGAAAGAAGTAAAGCCTTTTGCCAGCCAACTTCTCTCTAATTTCATGCCTGATTATAAGATCACAGTCCCAAGCTCGTTACAATTCcgtctctgtttttttttacaagtaagaaattttattgattgaatgaaactaggcacagcccatgtacacaggaagtatacaaaatcCGTCTCTTTTTTTAACAGCTGTGTGTTTTCCATATTAGTGGTGTGGACCTAGTTTATGAGTATTGACACTCTTTTTGTATACATCTATAAATGATTGAAAGTGCAAACTCATGCAGGAAGGAGAAGAATAGGATTGGAAATGAGCTCTGAGGCATTGCAGGCTGCAAAGGTGTATCGGCAACTTCTCAAGGCTGTAAAGAAGCACATTGCACAGGAAGACAGCAAGAGGCACTTCAAGGAATATGTAACTGAGGAGTTCCGCAAGAATTGTGCACTATCGGACTTCTCGTCTATTCGGCAGAAAATCAAGCTTGCCAGTGACTACACCTTTCTACTTAATAGTGTCCACCATCACAAGGTTGTCCCTTTTCTCCCttgcctttttttcctttttacttgGTTGTTAAATTGTTGTTGTTGGATAGTAATCATAAGAGCAATTGGTTAACCTAAATTTGTGGCATCCGAAGCCTTAACCTTgtgtttttacatttttgtcCTAATACATTGTATCCTAGTGTTATTTGAAGACTCTcctagagtatttttttttttcccctcaacAGTTTGACAGACGTTTGAAGTAATCAGCTTCTTTGAATCAAACGCAAACTCCCTTTTAAGATGATGAATGTGTGCCTGTTTTAAATGTGATGTACTTCTTTTCTTGGTTATGGGCTATAGCTTCAGTTTTTGTCTGCACGAGTCTCTTTCTATTTATCTAGCAATTCATTTTTTGTTGGTTGTAGATGAACCTATCAAAAATATGTGTAGAAGAAACTGTGagatttttttccccattttaGTTCCAATGTTGAATTGGTAATGGTTGCGGCAGGACCTACTGTTCTCATACAACATTGCTGTGGATAGATCGGATGAAATGAAGAGAATACTTGGGAAATCTGCTGCAAGCGTGGGTCTTCAGCTTCCAGAGGTTTATCAGCCTTGATTCATGGTTGTTTTCCATGCCATTCATTTCCTGAGCATAATTGCCCTTTGTACTGTGATTTTTTTGGTTGTAGCAGGTTGCAACCAAGTCAAACCTAAGGTTGTATACTCTGTTTTCTCATCTTGAGACAAACTAGCTCAGCTTTGTTGCTTAAGCTGGATGCTGGAATAATGGTATTTACAATTTACTGCCATATATAAACTCTTATATTATTGGAAAATAGGGAGAGAGGTTATCTGAAACCCACTTTTCCTGAgataatcatttaaattattttggttaTCCTTGAAGTCATTGGAAGAACTCATCCGCATTATGATATTGTATTTGGTACTTTCAAATTGTTGATGGATGGATTCCTAGTAACCCATTGATAACTGTTAACGTTTGAATTTAGGGTCTATTTTGGTTAAATTTTTCTAGCTATAATTTTCTTAGAGAAGTGTCTCAcagtcacaaataaattttacaaaattaaattgataaacTGACGTAATTTTATGTAATACGTTAAGTTTATTTTACTAATCTTATAATTTAGAAGACCATATTAAGTcatcaagtcatgtcaatttctcatttttttcattttctttttatggttaaagtatttttcattttcttatcacTGATATGTCAGATGAATtagcataaaaatatttatatcttgatttttttaataattgtgataaatTTCGAAACAAATGGTATGTTTACTCTCGAAATCTGTCTAACTtgtagactaaaaaaaaaaaaaagtaatgttaggtaTAGGTTTTACAATAAGTCTTGCACAAGCTTTTTGTTGAAAAGTGAGTTTTAGACCCTATTTGGATTcagaaaatatcttattttattttatcataataattttttaaaatttttatataaaatataattaataatttaacttttttaaattgtaattcaactttttcaagtttcaaaataataataatattttaacaatatttttttcaactt
Protein-coding sequences here:
- the LOC109006190 gene encoding uncharacterized protein LOC109006190; protein product: MSSEALQAAKVYRQLLKAVKKHIAQEDSKRHFKEYVTEEFRKNCALSDFSSIRQKIKLASDYTFLLNSVHHHKDLLFSYNIAVDRSDEMKRILGKSAASVGLQLPEVYQP